In Saccharomonospora marina XMU15, one genomic interval encodes:
- a CDS encoding acVLRF1 family peptidyl-tRNA hydrolase: MARIRQAPGGGRIVEVDADRLAGWFERFAERNGGVLRTRLARQEVTVTAGDGTTATVAVPFGPLRGVERDTVVDGLAVEALVEHVRRPRRVGLLLVRLGGHSVGVAQAGRVVRSRTDRHLVHGRSAAGGWSQQRFARRRSGQARQALRSAADDAVRVLAARVGELDAVVLGGDRRALDELRSDPRLAEVFALAEPRVLDVAQPRRSVLDEAARRAHAVEVLLR, translated from the coding sequence GTGGCACGTATCAGGCAGGCACCCGGCGGGGGCCGCATCGTCGAGGTCGACGCCGACCGGCTCGCGGGCTGGTTCGAGCGCTTCGCCGAACGCAACGGCGGCGTGCTGCGGACCCGGCTGGCCCGGCAGGAGGTGACGGTGACGGCGGGCGACGGCACGACCGCCACGGTGGCGGTGCCGTTCGGCCCGCTGCGAGGCGTCGAGCGCGACACGGTGGTCGACGGCCTCGCCGTCGAAGCGCTGGTGGAGCACGTTCGCAGGCCGAGGCGGGTCGGGCTGCTGCTGGTGCGGCTCGGCGGGCACAGTGTCGGCGTGGCGCAGGCAGGGCGGGTGGTGCGCTCACGTACCGACCGCCACCTCGTGCACGGCCGAAGCGCCGCGGGCGGTTGGTCGCAGCAGCGGTTCGCCAGGCGCAGGAGCGGGCAGGCGCGGCAGGCGTTGCGCTCCGCCGCCGACGACGCGGTACGGGTGCTGGCGGCCAGGGTCGGGGAGTTGGACGCAGTGGTGCTCGGCGGTGACCGCAGGGCGTTGGACGAACTGCGCAGTGACCCGCGGCTGGCGGAGGTGTTCGCGTTGGCCGAGCCGCGAGTGCTCGATGTCGCCCAACCGCGGCGCAGCGTGCTCGACGAGGCCGCGCGCAGGGCACACGCGGTGGAGGTGCTGCTGAGGTGA
- a CDS encoding deoxyguanosinetriphosphate triphosphohydrolase family protein yields MGTQPDPRAGRRDEAAESGGFADLAGSPFRLDRDRIVASPFFARLAGVTQVVSAGGSALLHNRLTHSLKVAQVARAIAERITASDDFGQVAAKLGGCDPDVAEAAALGHDLGHPPFGHLGEQVLDRVARHRYGLADGFEGNAQTFRIVTTTEVGGPTPEGLNLTAATRAALLKYPWARLHFPAPHPAAMDVPPRGAAEPEESPGTGSAKFCAYSTELDDLRQSRAPFADRVEVWQQTVEASVMDLADDIAYAIHDLQDFHRIGVLQHASVSTELGQWLATTGELADLPDAELLDQHRKPGRSLEYLRRRMHAKDGWVTNDEAFAAAVAKVRGELVDELLAIPFDGSIEAEQATARFSARWTARLVNGVVVTPAPPTRTGHVTLRPAQWHEVQVLKFVHRRFVLQRPDLALHQRGQATLLMQLVDALDAWLADRDEARRLPRRLHDLVELAHAEYSGLARVAPELLIGATGEPVRGTDAVRGLARGRAVVDFVASLTDRQAASMLDAISGRSEQPWSEPSVL; encoded by the coding sequence ATGGGTACGCAGCCGGATCCGCGTGCGGGCAGGCGGGACGAGGCAGCCGAGTCGGGCGGGTTCGCCGATCTGGCGGGCAGCCCGTTCCGCCTGGATCGGGACCGCATCGTCGCTTCGCCGTTCTTCGCGCGGCTGGCAGGGGTGACGCAGGTGGTCAGCGCTGGCGGTTCCGCGCTGCTGCACAACCGGCTGACCCACAGCCTCAAGGTGGCGCAGGTGGCGAGGGCCATCGCGGAGCGCATCACCGCTTCCGACGACTTCGGGCAGGTGGCCGCCAAGCTGGGTGGCTGCGATCCCGACGTCGCCGAGGCCGCCGCGCTGGGCCACGACCTCGGCCATCCGCCGTTCGGCCACCTCGGAGAGCAGGTGCTCGACCGCGTCGCGCGGCACAGGTACGGCCTCGCGGACGGGTTCGAGGGCAATGCCCAGACGTTTCGGATCGTCACGACCACCGAGGTTGGCGGCCCCACACCGGAGGGGCTGAACCTGACGGCGGCCACCAGAGCCGCGTTGCTGAAGTACCCGTGGGCCAGGCTGCACTTCCCCGCACCGCACCCGGCTGCCATGGACGTGCCGCCCCGTGGTGCCGCAGAACCGGAGGAGTCGCCCGGCACCGGGTCGGCCAAGTTCTGCGCGTACTCCACCGAGTTGGACGACCTGCGACAGAGCAGGGCGCCGTTCGCCGACCGGGTGGAGGTCTGGCAGCAGACGGTGGAGGCCTCCGTGATGGACCTGGCCGACGACATCGCCTACGCGATCCACGACCTGCAAGACTTTCATCGCATCGGGGTGCTGCAGCACGCCTCGGTGTCCACCGAACTCGGCCAGTGGCTGGCCACGACGGGCGAGCTGGCCGACCTGCCCGACGCCGAACTGCTCGACCAGCACCGAAAGCCGGGCAGGTCGCTGGAGTACCTGCGGCGCCGGATGCACGCCAAGGACGGTTGGGTGACCAACGACGAGGCGTTCGCCGCCGCGGTCGCCAAGGTGCGCGGCGAGCTCGTCGACGAGCTGCTCGCGATCCCGTTCGACGGCTCGATCGAGGCGGAGCAGGCGACGGCGCGGTTCTCCGCGCGCTGGACGGCGCGGCTGGTGAACGGTGTGGTGGTGACCCCGGCTCCGCCGACGCGCACCGGGCACGTGACGTTGCGGCCCGCGCAGTGGCACGAGGTGCAGGTACTGAAATTCGTGCACCGGCGGTTCGTGCTGCAACGGCCGGACCTCGCGTTGCACCAGCGCGGGCAGGCCACGTTGCTGATGCAGCTGGTGGACGCACTCGACGCGTGGCTGGCCGACCGTGACGAGGCACGCAGGCTGCCCCGCAGGCTGCACGACCTGGTGGAACTCGCGCACGCCGAGTACAGCGGCCTCGCCCGCGTTGCTCCGGAACTGCTGATCGGAGCGACCGGCGAGCCGGTGCGCGGTACCGACGCGGTGCGGGGGCTCGCCCGCGGCAGAGCCGTCGTCGACTTCGTGGCGTCGCTGACCGACCGGCAGGCGGCGAGCATGCTCGACGCGATCTCCGGCCGCTCCGAACAGCCGTGGTCGGAACCCTCGGTGCTGTAG
- a CDS encoding lycopene cyclase family protein, which translates to MDVLVIGGGPAGRALAAACVRARLSTALLDPEPDKPWPNTYAVWRDEVPDLPAEAIAARPRGTLAAGRSRRWLDREYLIVDNAGLRRWLSDDRVQEVAGSSTRVVNRPHDCVVHLRDGGTLTAGIAVDARGARAEGGGTEQTAFGVVLPASQAVRIVPADTAVFMDWRGAAAVDPSFLYAVPLGNGRVLVEETSLAARPGVALSVLSARLGHRLSAAGIDAHGLPSERVRIPLDLPLPRRGRIVPFGAAAALVHPATGYSIAASLALAPRVADAVGEYLRTGPQAAARAAHAALWPARAVAVHAMRRYALHSLRRLPPRRVPDFFDQFFALPPHSQRAFTSAREDPAAVAAAMARLFAAAPWRLRAALVR; encoded by the coding sequence GTGGACGTCCTGGTCATCGGCGGTGGCCCGGCAGGAAGGGCGCTGGCAGCCGCCTGCGTCCGGGCCAGGCTGAGCACCGCGCTGCTCGACCCGGAGCCCGACAAGCCGTGGCCGAACACCTATGCGGTGTGGCGCGACGAGGTGCCGGACCTGCCCGCCGAGGCGATCGCGGCACGACCGCGCGGCACGCTCGCCGCGGGCCGCTCGCGTCGCTGGCTCGATCGCGAGTACCTGATCGTGGACAACGCCGGGCTGCGCCGCTGGCTCAGCGACGACCGCGTGCAGGAAGTGGCGGGCAGCAGCACCCGCGTCGTCAACCGGCCACACGACTGCGTCGTCCACCTCCGCGACGGCGGCACGCTCACCGCGGGCATCGCCGTCGACGCCCGCGGCGCGCGGGCGGAAGGCGGCGGCACGGAACAGACCGCGTTCGGGGTGGTGCTGCCGGCCTCGCAGGCGGTGCGGATCGTGCCCGCCGACACCGCGGTGTTCATGGACTGGCGGGGGGCGGCCGCGGTCGACCCCAGCTTCCTCTACGCGGTACCGCTCGGCAACGGCCGCGTGCTGGTGGAGGAGACGTCGCTGGCGGCGCGGCCGGGGGTCGCGCTCTCGGTGCTCTCGGCGAGGCTCGGGCACCGGTTGAGTGCCGCCGGGATCGACGCGCACGGCCTGCCGAGCGAGCGGGTCCGCATACCGCTGGACCTCCCGCTGCCCCGGCGCGGCCGGATCGTGCCGTTCGGGGCGGCCGCCGCGCTCGTGCATCCGGCGACCGGCTACAGCATCGCCGCTTCCCTGGCGCTGGCCCCGAGGGTGGCCGACGCCGTCGGCGAGTACCTGCGCACCGGTCCGCAGGCGGCCGCAAGGGCGGCTCACGCGGCGCTGTGGCCCGCCAGGGCGGTCGCCGTGCACGCCATGCGCCGCTACGCGCTGCACTCGCTACGACGGCTGCCACCGCGCCGGGTGCCGGACTTCTTCGATCAGTTCTTCGCCCTGCCGCCACACAGTCAGCGCGCCTTCACCTCCGCACGCGAGGACCCTGCCGCGGTGGCGGCGGCGATGGCTCGGCTGTTCGCCGCCGCGCCGTGGCGGCTACGCGCCGCCCTCGTGCGGTGA
- a CDS encoding response regulator, with product MSEPEIRVLLVDDEPLVRAGLRAILDSEPGLTVAGEVADGALVPDSVARLRPDIVLMDVRMPSVDGIRATEHLMSTSDDPPKVIVVTTFDSDDYVYDALRVGASGFLLKRATPEEIVAAVRTVHSGESLLFPAAIRRLAARHSRAGDALGGSGLTEREAEVLRLMAAGLSNSEIAQRLFLGVQTVKTHVGNVLAKLGARDRTQAVVAAFESGFVSPHEGGA from the coding sequence GTGAGCGAACCCGAGATCCGGGTGCTGCTCGTCGACGACGAGCCGCTGGTGCGCGCCGGACTGCGCGCGATACTGGATTCCGAGCCCGGCCTCACCGTGGCTGGCGAGGTGGCCGACGGAGCGCTGGTGCCGGACTCGGTGGCAAGGCTGCGGCCCGACATCGTGCTCATGGACGTGCGGATGCCTTCGGTGGACGGGATCAGGGCCACCGAGCACCTGATGTCCACATCGGACGATCCCCCCAAGGTGATCGTGGTGACCACCTTCGACAGCGACGACTACGTCTACGACGCGTTGCGCGTCGGCGCGAGCGGGTTCCTGCTCAAGCGCGCGACCCCGGAAGAGATCGTCGCCGCGGTGCGCACCGTGCACTCGGGCGAGTCGCTGCTGTTTCCCGCCGCGATCCGGCGGTTGGCGGCCCGGCACTCCCGTGCGGGCGACGCGCTCGGCGGCAGTGGCCTCACCGAGCGCGAGGCCGAGGTGCTGCGGTTGATGGCGGCCGGGCTTTCCAACTCCGAGATCGCGCAGCGGCTGTTCCTGGGAGTGCAGACGGTCAAGACCCACGTCGGCAACGTGCTGGCCAAACTGGGCGCCAGGGATCGCACGCAGGCGGTCGTCGCGGCTTTCGAGTCGGGGTTCGTGTCACCGCACGAGGGCGGCGCGTAG
- a CDS encoding sensor histidine kinase produces the protein MWRRLLGSVVSRTTYRRWTYLILGGALLVPYALFGAVLLPSVVPLAATLPGALAIGGTAALVVLVATSFLPAVRVLEGTAVRELLADPVPEATFGTTTSWAVRARSSVLFVGHVLVGAVVSLASLLLPSVLALSLTAPFTGTFPFGGERGISVPRGWSGAWLPAVALLATLSLFGIVNGAGALLTRAAKSLLSLPVAERIAQLERRADRLAQRNRLARELHDSVGHALSVVSLQAGAARRMLSTDPAGARQALLAVEDRARAALADLDSVLGLLREDEPESRPAAGLAELPALVSATRLAGVAVDCEVDGDPAAVPPVVSRESYRILQECLTNVLRHAGKVAVSVRVRVGRSRLELVVRNPVGAESASRTGGGSGLRGIAERVEQLGGHSRAGRDGDHWEVVVRLPCGGRGVRA, from the coding sequence ATGTGGCGGCGGTTGCTGGGGTCGGTGGTGAGCCGGACGACCTATCGCCGCTGGACCTATCTGATCCTCGGTGGTGCGCTGCTGGTGCCGTACGCGCTGTTCGGCGCGGTGTTGCTGCCTTCGGTCGTGCCACTGGCAGCGACCCTTCCCGGCGCGCTCGCCATCGGCGGAACCGCCGCGCTGGTCGTGCTGGTGGCGACCTCGTTCCTGCCCGCGGTGCGGGTGCTGGAGGGCACCGCCGTGCGGGAGTTGCTCGCCGACCCGGTTCCCGAAGCCACGTTCGGCACGACGACCAGCTGGGCGGTCCGCGCGCGGTCGAGCGTGCTGTTCGTCGGCCATGTGCTGGTCGGCGCGGTGGTGAGCCTGGCGAGCCTGTTGCTGCCCTCGGTGCTGGCGCTTTCGCTGACCGCGCCCTTCACGGGGACGTTCCCCTTCGGTGGCGAGCGCGGGATCTCGGTGCCGCGAGGATGGTCGGGCGCGTGGCTGCCCGCTGTGGCGCTGCTGGCGACGCTGTCGCTGTTCGGAATCGTCAACGGTGCGGGGGCGCTACTGACCCGCGCCGCCAAGAGCCTGCTCAGTCTCCCGGTCGCCGAGCGGATTGCCCAGCTGGAACGCAGGGCCGACCGGCTCGCGCAGCGCAACCGGCTGGCGCGGGAACTGCACGACTCGGTGGGCCACGCCCTCAGCGTCGTTTCCCTGCAGGCGGGCGCGGCGCGGCGCATGCTGTCAACGGACCCGGCCGGTGCGCGGCAGGCGCTGCTCGCCGTCGAGGATCGCGCGCGGGCAGCCCTTGCCGACCTCGACTCCGTGCTCGGCCTGCTCCGTGAGGACGAGCCGGAGAGCCGCCCGGCTGCCGGCCTTGCGGAGTTGCCCGCGCTGGTTTCGGCCACCAGGCTCGCCGGTGTGGCCGTGGACTGCGAGGTGGACGGCGACCCTGCCGCCGTGCCACCCGTTGTGTCCAGGGAGTCCTACCGCATCCTGCAGGAATGCCTCACCAACGTGCTTCGCCACGCCGGTAAGGTTGCGGTGAGTGTGCGCGTGCGGGTGGGGCGGTCGCGGTTGGAACTGGTCGTGCGCAACCCGGTGGGTGCCGAATCCGCCTCGCGTACCGGCGGTGGCAGCGGGCTGCGTGGCATCGCGGAACGGGTCGAGCAGTTGGGCGGACACTCGCGGGCAGGCCGGGACGGCGACCACTGGGAGGTCGTGGTGCGGCTGCCCTGCGGCGGGCGGGGTGTGCGGGCGTGA
- a CDS encoding metal-sulfur cluster assembly factor, protein MTGAQTPEHREGRTAADLPEQQVESDGGVAKVEDVEEAMRDVVDPELGINVVDLGLVYDIRVEPDNTATIDMTLTSAACPLTDVIEDQTASVLTGGTGVVKDFRINWVWMPPWGPEKITEDGREQLRALGFTV, encoded by the coding sequence ATGACGGGGGCGCAGACACCTGAGCACCGAGAGGGACGCACCGCGGCCGACCTGCCGGAGCAGCAGGTCGAGTCCGATGGCGGCGTCGCCAAGGTCGAGGACGTCGAGGAGGCCATGCGCGACGTGGTCGACCCCGAACTGGGCATCAACGTGGTCGACCTCGGTCTGGTCTACGACATCAGGGTGGAGCCGGACAACACCGCGACCATCGACATGACGCTGACGTCGGCGGCCTGCCCGCTGACCGACGTCATCGAGGACCAGACCGCGTCGGTGCTGACCGGCGGTACGGGAGTGGTGAAGGACTTCCGGATCAACTGGGTCTGGATGCCGCCGTGGGGTCCCGAGAAGATCACCGAGGACGGCCGCGAGCAGTTGCGCGCGCTCGGCTTCACGGTCTGA
- the sufU gene encoding Fe-S cluster assembly sulfur transfer protein SufU, which yields MNLESMYQEIILDHYKNPHGRGLREPYDAESFQVNPTCGDEVTLRVKLEGDKVADVSYEGQGCSISQASTSVLYDLVVGHRLGEATATMDAFVELIQGRGEVEADEDVLEDAVAFAGVAKYPARVKCALLGWMAFKDAVGRTSNDEVEAS from the coding sequence GTGAACCTGGAGAGCATGTACCAGGAGATCATCCTGGACCACTACAAGAACCCGCACGGCCGCGGTCTGCGGGAACCGTACGACGCCGAGTCGTTCCAGGTGAACCCCACCTGCGGCGACGAGGTGACGCTGCGGGTCAAGCTGGAAGGCGACAAGGTCGCCGACGTGTCCTACGAGGGCCAGGGTTGCTCGATCAGCCAGGCTTCCACGTCGGTGCTGTACGACCTGGTGGTCGGGCACCGGTTGGGCGAGGCGACGGCGACGATGGACGCCTTCGTCGAGCTGATCCAGGGCAGGGGCGAGGTCGAGGCGGACGAGGACGTGCTCGAAGATGCCGTCGCGTTCGCGGGCGTCGCGAAGTACCCTGCGCGGGTCAAGTGCGCGCTGCTGGGCTGGATGGCGTTCAAGGACGCGGTGGGCAGGACGTCGAACGACGAGGTGGAGGCATCATGA
- a CDS encoding cysteine desulfurase, whose translation MSTTAEPAVPLPLDVAALRADFPILSRTVRDGKPLVYLDSGATSQRPVQVLDAERRFAETANAAVHRGAHQLAEEATDAYEDARAKIARFVGVSPSELVFTKNATEGVNLVAYALSNAATAGQQMRRFAVGPGDEIVVTEMEHHANLVPWQQLCERTGAKLRWFGVTDEGRLDLSDIDEVITERTKLVAFTHQSNVLGTINPPAPLVERARQVGALTLLDACQSVPHTPVDFHELGVDFAVFSGHKMLGPSGIGLLYGRTELLEAMPPFLTGGSMIELVRMEGSTFAPPPQRFEAGVPMTAQAVGLGAAVDYLSAIGMDRVAAHEHLLTERALAGLTAIAGVRVIGPTDTKLRGSAVSFVIDGVHPHDAGQVLDSLGIAVRVGHHCAWPLHRRMGVPATVRASFYLYNELSEVEALVAGVVEAQRFFGVGK comes from the coding sequence ATGAGCACGACGGCTGAACCCGCGGTGCCGCTGCCACTGGACGTGGCGGCGCTGCGAGCCGATTTCCCGATCCTGTCCCGCACGGTGCGGGACGGCAAGCCGCTGGTGTACCTGGACTCCGGCGCGACCTCGCAGCGCCCCGTGCAGGTGCTCGACGCGGAGCGGCGGTTCGCCGAGACCGCCAACGCCGCCGTGCACAGGGGCGCACACCAGTTGGCCGAGGAGGCGACCGACGCCTACGAGGACGCGCGCGCGAAGATCGCCCGCTTCGTCGGCGTCTCGCCATCGGAGCTGGTGTTCACCAAGAACGCCACCGAGGGCGTCAACCTGGTCGCCTACGCGTTGAGCAACGCCGCCACGGCGGGACAGCAGATGCGGCGCTTCGCCGTCGGCCCGGGCGACGAGATCGTGGTGACCGAGATGGAGCACCACGCCAATCTCGTGCCCTGGCAGCAGTTGTGCGAGCGCACCGGCGCGAAACTGCGCTGGTTCGGGGTCACCGACGAGGGCAGGCTGGACCTGTCCGACATCGACGAGGTGATCACCGAGCGCACCAAGCTGGTGGCCTTCACCCATCAGTCCAATGTGCTCGGCACGATCAACCCGCCTGCACCGCTGGTGGAGCGGGCGCGGCAGGTCGGCGCGCTGACACTGCTGGACGCCTGCCAGTCCGTGCCGCACACCCCGGTGGATTTCCACGAGCTCGGAGTGGACTTCGCGGTGTTCTCCGGACACAAGATGCTCGGACCCTCCGGGATCGGGCTGCTGTACGGCCGCACCGAACTGCTCGAGGCGATGCCGCCGTTCCTCACCGGCGGATCGATGATCGAACTGGTGCGCATGGAGGGGTCGACGTTCGCCCCGCCGCCGCAGCGGTTCGAGGCGGGGGTGCCGATGACGGCGCAGGCCGTGGGACTCGGCGCGGCGGTCGACTACCTGTCCGCGATCGGCATGGATCGCGTCGCCGCGCACGAGCATCTGCTCACCGAGCGGGCGCTCGCGGGACTGACGGCCATTGCGGGCGTACGGGTGATCGGGCCCACCGACACCAAGTTGCGCGGCAGCGCGGTGTCGTTCGTGATCGACGGCGTGCACCCGCACGACGCGGGTCAGGTACTCGACAGCCTCGGTATCGCGGTCCGGGTCGGCCACCACTGCGCGTGGCCGCTGCACCGCAGGATGGGTGTTCCTGCGACGGTCCGTGCCTCGTTCTACCTGTACAACGAACTGTCCGAAGTGGAAGCCTTGGTCGCGGGTGTTGTCGAGGCGCAGCGGTTCTTCGGGGTGGGCAAGTGA
- the sufC gene encoding Fe-S cluster assembly ATPase SufC: MATLEIKDLRADVVTDEGNKEILTGVNLTVRSGETHAIMGPNGSGKSTLSYAIAGHPKYQVTSGEVLLDGENVLDMSVDERARAGLFLAMQYPVEVPGVSMSNFLRSAATAVRGEAPKLRHWVKEVKQEMSKLDIASEFAERSVNEGFSGGEKKRHEILQLALLKPKVAVLDETDSGLDVDALRVVSEAVNEYKANNEVGVMLITHYTRILRHIQPDFVHVFAGGRIVESGGKELADDLEETGYVKYTGKAEAAGV; this comes from the coding sequence ATGGCAACACTGGAAATCAAGGATCTACGTGCCGACGTCGTCACCGACGAGGGCAACAAGGAGATCCTCACCGGCGTCAACCTGACGGTCCGTTCGGGTGAGACCCACGCGATCATGGGCCCGAACGGCTCCGGCAAGTCGACCCTCTCCTATGCCATCGCCGGTCACCCCAAGTACCAGGTGACCTCCGGCGAGGTGCTGCTCGACGGCGAGAACGTGCTCGACATGAGCGTGGACGAGCGCGCTCGCGCGGGCCTGTTCCTCGCGATGCAGTACCCGGTGGAGGTGCCGGGGGTGTCGATGTCGAACTTCCTGCGCTCTGCCGCCACCGCGGTACGGGGCGAGGCCCCGAAGCTGCGGCACTGGGTCAAGGAAGTCAAGCAGGAGATGTCCAAACTCGACATCGCATCGGAGTTCGCGGAGCGAAGCGTCAACGAGGGCTTCTCCGGCGGTGAGAAGAAGCGGCACGAGATCCTGCAGCTGGCGCTGCTGAAGCCGAAGGTCGCGGTGCTCGACGAGACCGACTCCGGCCTCGACGTGGACGCGCTGCGGGTGGTGTCGGAGGCGGTCAACGAGTACAAGGCCAACAACGAGGTGGGGGTCATGCTGATCACCCACTACACCCGCATCCTGCGGCACATCCAGCCGGACTTCGTACACGTCTTCGCTGGCGGCCGGATCGTCGAGTCCGGCGGCAAGGAACTCGCGGACGACCTCGAGGAGACCGGTTACGTGAAGTACACCGGCAAGGCCGAAGCGGCCGGCGTGTAG
- the sufD gene encoding Fe-S cluster assembly protein SufD: protein MTVTENSVANAANTANTAAAAEATVPAASRGERFTSYDVAAFEVPGGREENWRFTPMKRLRGLHDGTAAASGEVKVDAEAAPEVLVETVPRDDERLGRAGTPSDRISAQAYSSFETATLVTVPKETAASRPTVVRLTGPGEGRTAYGHVQIRAEAFASAAIVLDHVGSGTYADNVEFVIGDGAGLTVVSVQDWADDAVHVSEQHLRLGRDARLKHIVVTLGGDLVRVSPTATFAAPGGDVEMLGLNFADAGQHQEHRLFVDHAVPHCKSNVLYKGALQGENAHSVWIGDVLIRAAAEATETFELNRNLVLTEGARADSVPNLEIETGEITGAGHASATGRFDDEQLFYLQSRGIEEEQARRLVVRGFFHEILMKIDIPEVRERLEAAIEEELQAVGV from the coding sequence ATGACGGTGACGGAGAACAGCGTTGCCAACGCGGCCAACACGGCCAACACGGCCGCTGCCGCGGAGGCCACCGTCCCGGCGGCCTCCCGCGGCGAGCGGTTCACCTCCTACGACGTCGCGGCCTTCGAGGTGCCCGGCGGCAGGGAGGAGAACTGGCGGTTCACCCCGATGAAGCGGCTGCGGGGGCTGCACGACGGCACCGCGGCCGCCTCGGGGGAGGTCAAGGTCGACGCCGAGGCCGCTCCCGAGGTGCTGGTCGAGACGGTGCCTCGGGACGACGAGCGGCTCGGTCGGGCGGGCACGCCCAGTGACCGCATCTCGGCGCAGGCCTACTCGTCGTTCGAGACGGCCACGCTGGTGACGGTGCCCAAGGAGACCGCGGCCTCGCGCCCCACCGTGGTACGGCTGACCGGCCCCGGTGAGGGCAGGACGGCCTACGGGCACGTGCAGATCAGGGCCGAGGCGTTCGCCTCGGCCGCGATCGTGCTCGACCACGTCGGCTCCGGCACCTACGCCGACAACGTCGAGTTCGTCATCGGTGACGGCGCCGGCCTGACCGTGGTGAGCGTGCAGGACTGGGCCGACGACGCCGTCCATGTTTCCGAGCAGCACCTGCGGCTCGGCAGGGACGCGCGGTTGAAGCACATCGTCGTCACGCTGGGCGGCGACCTGGTTCGGGTGAGCCCCACCGCCACCTTCGCCGCCCCTGGCGGGGACGTGGAGATGCTCGGGCTGAACTTCGCCGACGCCGGCCAGCACCAGGAACACCGGTTGTTCGTCGACCACGCCGTGCCGCACTGCAAGTCCAACGTGCTGTACAAGGGCGCGCTGCAGGGCGAGAACGCGCACTCGGTGTGGATCGGTGACGTGCTGATCCGGGCCGCGGCCGAGGCGACCGAGACCTTCGAGCTCAACCGCAACCTGGTGCTCACCGAAGGCGCCAGGGCCGACTCGGTGCCCAACCTGGAGATCGAGACGGGTGAGATCACCGGCGCCGGGCACGCCAGCGCTACGGGAAGGTTCGACGACGAGCAGTTGTTCTACCTGCAGTCGCGAGGGATCGAGGAGGAGCAGGCACGCAGGCTGGTGGTGCGCGGCTTCTTCCACGAGATCCTCATGAAGATCGACATCCCGGAGGTGCGCGAGCGGCTCGAGGCGGCCATCGAGGAAGAGTTGCAGGCCGTCGGGGTCTGA